The Micropterus dolomieu isolate WLL.071019.BEF.003 ecotype Adirondacks unplaced genomic scaffold, ASM2129224v1 contig_2285, whole genome shotgun sequence DNA segment CCCACAGTTATGGAGaaataaatggctcattctaaggtaataaaatcataacggtttattatgtaagttcttaacacaccactgaaaacatagttatggatcttatattgcatttctatcgatagaaatattacacacagaaCCTTTAAAGGGACCTGATCAATAACAGGCCTGTTGAAACCGCCACTGAACTGGACTTAGGGTCTCGATCAGACTAGGAACTGAGCAGCGTGTGGGGACCATTTGCATGCACTAAACTGCAGTAATATTATATCAGGACATTGGGGGGAAAAATTGTTCACCAGATCATTAATTATTGTTTAGTTGAAGTTCAACAGAGAAGAACAGAGTTGTATcgattatttattaattattaatgtgagATGCTTTCTCGGAGTCCTGGTTGCCTGCCTACCTTGAAGCAGTGATACTGGGCCCCGAGTTGGTGGGAGTCTCAGGTTCTGGCTCCGCTCTcttactcttcttcttctgccaaCCCTTGGTCCGGGCCTTCCCCCTCTTCTCAGTCCTCTTTTGACAGGCTCCGTTTTTCGGGTGCGATTCCTCGTAGATGTTGAGCGGTCGGCGGTCGCAGCCTACAGGTGTGTGGCTGCAGCAGTAGGCGGTCTTTTTCACAGAGAAGCTTGTGGAGCCGGACGCCGTCACCTCCTTGACCGGCTCCATTTTCATGTAGAGGCCGGCCTTCTGGGCGCAGCTGACGTGGAAGGCAGTGTAACAGTTGATCTTATCGCACTGGATGCATGCTCCTGCACCTTTCTCTTTACAGAGGTAACAGGTGAGCTTCCAGCGCGCTGGCGGGATATTGCGGACACCATCGATGGGCTCGATGAAAACCGTGTCAGAGAAGCCAACCTCAGGCACCCACAGGGCACAAGCTACATGGCCCCAGCGGTCGTCATCAGTCTTCTTCAGGGCTCCACCTCGGTTAGGACAGAAGACGCAATCAGCGGGCCGTGACGGGCACTGCAGGCAGTGACGGCACAGCCACTGGCCCTCAGGAATGTATGGCACGCCGTAGCACTCCTGGTGCACAGCAATGTTGCAGGAGTCGCAGAAGAGGATGACATTACTGTCGGCTCCATCTCCATCCATGCAGATGCAGCAGACGGCGTCCTCGTCCACCAGCGATTGTAGGTCACTCTGACCCTGCGTGGTTGAAAAAGACTCCTTCTCGAAGCGGTCCATGAGGAACTCGAACAGGTTGTGCGACACCTGGCTAATGCCCTCGCTCTTCCTCTTCTCGTTGATTAGCTCCAGCCAGGCGTAGTCCTCCTCATCCATGTCGTACTCCACCTCCTCGTCCAGCTCCTCTGCTGTCCTCTCTGTGTATTTGTAATATGCTGC contains these protein-coding regions:
- the LOC123964409 gene encoding bromodomain-containing protein 1-like codes for the protein MKKKSRHHRSAVLKRDSSPIKPSANRETLTYAQAQRIVELEVDGRVHRLSIYDKLDVITDDDPTAQEIMECNSNKENNEKPQQVLVRSVRLKNNQQKKNAALTASHGAISTHGTASGLLEAKVRTVEYNLPVVPKRPAAYYKYTERTAEELDEEVEYDMDEEDYAWLELINEKRKSEGISQVSHNLFEFLMDRFEKESFSTTQGQSDLQSLVDEDAVCCICMDGDGADSNVILFCDSCNIAVHQECYGVPYIPEGQWLCRHCLQCPSRPADCVFCPNRGGALKKTDDDRWGHVACALWVPEVGFSDTVFIEPIDGVRNIPPARWKLTCYLCKEKGAGACIQCDKINCYTAFHVSCAQKAGLYMKMEPVKEVTASGSTSFSVKKTAYCCSHTPVGCDRRPLNIYEESHPKNGACQKRTEKRGKARTKGWQKKKSKRAEPEPETPTNSGPSITASR